The genomic window GTAGCCATTGAATAAAACTCCTTAATGACTTACGCCTGGAGTGATTCGGTGACAGAGCCGATCTGGTTGACTTTCAGAAGCAAGCAGTTGCAGGCTTTGTCGGACACTGCTTTAGCAATGCGCTTGGGGTTTGTCACAGTCAGATCGTCACCAACCACCTGGATTCCAGTGCTGGCGGTGAATTTGGACCAAGCTTCCCAGTCATCCTGGTCAAAGGGATCCTCAATGGAAACAactggaaaacaacaacaaaaaaaaataaatcacaagagCTTCTTTTATGAGCTTGAACTAAAAGCAGTTGCCACAAATCCAACAGATACAGCCACATTTAGGTTTTGACCATGCATGAACAAACCACTGCTCTGTCACTCCAGCTGCTTCCATTGGAGCTCAATACAGTTGTGCTTATTGTAAATGtctacaaaatattaataatgccaCAATATGCCTGGGcaagtgtatgttttttttccccatatattTTGTGATCAAAACAAATGATAGGgaaatatttgtatttccttCAGTGGAGTTACTAGAAATACACAACACATTTGATTAAACCCCTTTCTGTACACCCATGTGCTCTAGGTAAAGCGATGAAACATCTCAACACTACTGTTCTCCAGGATAACATGCACTGAAATCCTGCCAGTTTTTTTAAGCTCATCTTTTATCAACAGGCAAGCCGACTATCACTGGAAACTTAAGCTGAAATCGTTAATCATAACCAGTCGGGAGGGATTACTGAGCCTTGTTTGAGAAGCACTAAGCACATCACAAAGATTAAAACCCTACCTGGATAATCCTTGACGAATCCCCTGTACAGGTCAGCCAGCTGGTCGGGGGTGATGTATCTGCTGGGATCGTCGGGGGATTTGAAATCCAAGTCGTATTTGCCATCTTTGTAGAATTCAGAGGCAGCAACGTCCATTCCGATCACAATTTGGTCAGTGTACCCAGCCTTGCCGATAGCATTCTTCAGAAGCTCCAGGGCTGTGGAAAGAATGACATAGAATTAGCATTGTtacagcaaaactaaaaaaaaaaaatgtgcatttgcaataGAAAAGTTTACTCCTCCTGTTTCAACAAATCATTTCAGTAGTGATACTAGAAAATCAGTAGAAAAGTATactggggaaaaaatatatataaagctatGTGGATTTAAAATAGATTTGAGGAACAGCTTGATGTTGGAACTTGATAACGTTAATTAttctctcatttttttaaatattttagtaatttccgatcagcattaaaaaatgtttttcaggaTTAAAGTCTTTTAAACTACTGGAATCCCAAAACAATCTTGCAACGTGAGCAGGAAACCCAATGAAAACAACTACAAGCTTTCCCCACAGCCAGCAGCTGTCCGAAATAATCTAGTGACAGGTGGCgggttgtattaattcaaattgaTAGCACCACCATGCCAATTATGAAGTATAACTGTGGCAGCACAATCAAATTCAGTCTCTTATTGCAATATAACAAAACTGTTCATCTGTTAGTCTTGTTGTTAAACAGAATCTTCAGCATACATGTTCTATATTCACACTACAGCTGTTTCTGTCACTGAAGTTGCCTTGAAGTCCAGTCTCCTCAACAAATCACAGGGTTGAACgctgttttacattttcatgaaGTCACAAAGACACTGAACCCCACTGAAAGAATGAGCTTTACATTTGGTACTTGGGAGATGgcactgagaagaaaaaaaacacaataccattatgcattgtttttttttttttttactgtattatgcatttaaagtattatggattttcttgttgttactgcatcttgtaaagcgctttgtgatggtggtccactatgaaaggcgctatataaaatagatcgATTGATTGACTGAAAAAGGAAGGCTGCATtgaaagcaatttttaaaaagtgctactCTTAACCAAAACACCTCTTTAAATATACTCTTGGCTCAGCTTACTTTGATTTTTTATTCTAAGTTATTAAAACCCAGAACAAATTCTCCATGCATGAATACGGCAAGGCTGTGCACATGTATCTACTGTGCACAATGGGAATGGTCAGATAATAAAATGTCTCATTCAGGGCTCCATGTGCcattctgcagcagcagttgttaaaCGTTTTTCTTGCAGTGGCTCAGCCTGCAGTATCTGGCTGTTTCAGCACCTCTTAGTAGCTGGGTCACAGTTTGGCTGATTCCGAGGCCAGAAGTCAATTCAGTTTACAGTATCAAGTTGAAGAGCTTAATCTGGAAACCATCTGCTTCCTTGGAATAAAATCCTCAGGGCTCCCATTGCAAAGTGCTTGATGGCACAACAGTAATTTAACCACCAAGTAATAAATCAAACTTAACACTCTCTTTTAGAGTACCAGAATGCTGTACAGCATTGGGGCCTGCAAGGCATGTGCTTAACGCTGGTAACTGTGTGAAGCCTACTACAACTGAATCCATTAAATGTGTACAGCACTGTAGCTACCAGCTTGTTTAGTTTACTTTCCAGAactatttcaaaatctaacataaaatactgtactattattattgcttctggcagacttttgcaatacaatctggttgtttctttgattgcatgatgttaaataaaatagctaattcatgtttatttcgtttttttattttattaatttagtttttttaaatgtcgtctcaatcctaaaattctaggcgatgcaaaacctttggccatagccaTGCACACTTCTGCACATAGTTAAGATGCCCCACTGATGGAGTCACGTTGATTCCTGCGAAATCTATCCGCACTAATTTTAGAAAGCAGCAGCATGTAAGGCTTGTGTGAAAGCTAGTACGTTACCCACCTTCCTTGTTCTCCAGGATGTTGGGGGCGAAGCCTCCTTCATCTCCCACGTTGGTGGCATCCTGGCCATACTTCTGCTTGATGACATTCTTCAGGTTGTGGTAGACCTCTGCACCAATGCGCATGGCATCCTTGAAGCTGCTCGCTCCAACAGGCAGGATCATGAACTCTTGCATGGCCAGCTTATTGCCAGCATGGGAACCTCCATTGATTACATTAAAAgcctgaaaagcaaaacaaaagcataccTTCATATCTGAAAAGAAGGGGTGTCACTGGTAGCCACAATagccaaatataaaaaaaacccaaaaacttaCAGAATGTATAACCAACAAACCAATGCAATACATGTAAACATTTCTAACACAAAATCAAGGATAACTAAAAATTATCTTTccaggtttttttaaaaatgcccaGTTAGATTAACTGAAACTCACAGGAACTGGAAGGATGACTTCTGCGTTTCCAGCGAGATCAGCTATGTGGCGGAACAGAGGGACCCCCTTCTCTGCTGCACCAGCCTTGCACACAGCCAGAGAAACACCCAGGATGGCATTGGCACCAAACTTGGCTAAAAGGGCAAAACGAGCAAGACCATACAGTTGGCAAATTAGTGCAAAAACAATAGCAAGTTAAAAATGAATTGTCtacatatttaattaatgttgccatgccaatttattttttacttacatTTGTTTTCAGTGCCATCCATAGCCAACATCAGCTTGTCAATCTTCTCTTGCTCAATAACAGACACATTCTAAAAGGGTAAAAAGAAATACTAATTACATACAGCAATGCAATTGCATACTGAAGAAAAGTCAATGGGACAATTCAATTCAAGATGCCACTGTACCTTACAAGTAAATTGCCATTATGCATACACCACACTACACATGTCAAACGGTTAGTCAAACAATAAATGTTCCTACCTGGCTAACCAGTGCAGGtgcaattgttttattgatatgcTCAACAGCTTTAGAGACACCTGGAAGGAACAAGCAAATGCATCACTGCTCAAGTAACACACTCATGCTCAGCAGGCAAAACTAGACGATCACTGCACTCGCAACACCTCTATTCCTATCCTCCAAAAAACAAAAGGACGGCAATGCACGAGACAAGAGttgagttttgtttaatttttattgaatGAAGATGGTAATCGTCTACAAATGCCTGCTCCGAAGTTAGTTGTCAAACACATGCTTTTGTGAGATGCAATCGTATTATTATGTTTCCCACGCGTTTATGGATTACCTGATTACACAGAGCTGGTCCCAAGAActcattaacatattttacagCTCTGGACACCCCTGACAGAAGTGTAACAGAAGAAGAGACGGAAAGATGTTTGTACAGAACAAAGATCGTAAGATGAGTCCGAACatggaaagaaaggaaaaatatgaaaacaaatagtCACGTTTACTTTATACAACAAGAACCCCTTCTCTTACATcaccaaacacttacagtatCTGAGCAATTCTCCCTTTCAGAATTGCCACTTATTAAAGCAAGGTATTTATTGCTAAGTTACATCACATAGTAGGCTTGACTTTCAAATTGCATGGAAGCACACAGATAGCTCATGGATTTGTCTTTGAAACATTTGGTTGGAAGTCAAGCCTAAGCTGAAAGGCACATTATACACTttgtaaagagttaaatattcTGATTGTATTATGATCTCATTACTGCATGCCACCTTTGAGAAGGGTATGATACTGTACGATTTTACAGAATTAATTGAACATCAAATTGTTTCTTCTTGCTTTGGTTAAGCTTGGCagaccaaataaaacaaaaacacccttCAAATGTTCAAAAGAAGCTTGTGTTTTGGGGGCCTATGTAATATTTATCAATAATAAAAGCCTGATTATTCTATGTTTAACGTGGGTAGAATAGAAAATGTAAACTGATATTTATTGGGAAAGACCAAAGTGCTAGCTATACAAAGTGCATCATTTATTAAACACTAACAGCCTTGTAATGCAGCGTTTGCTGTGTCCTTGGCAACTGCTTTATTTGGAAGCAGGTAAACACGGTTTCGCGGACACCAGACACACCTTTTCCAAGGTAGCGAGTTTTGTCGTTGTCACGGAGTTCCAAAGCTTCATAGATTCCTGTGGAGGCCCCACTAGGGACGGCAGCTCTGAAAAGACCTGAAACACAGAAACGACAGAATGCAAGGCAGGGAGCACGACATGTGGAACAGACCGGAGCGATAACGGTGACTCAGTAAAGGATGAAACGCTAACTTGATGAAGTCAGCTGTAGGTACTGAGTATTCCAATTTGCAAGAGGGGAACTTCAAAAGACTTATTTGTGTAATCACGGGTGAATCCAGACCAACCTACAAGGGTTAAAAAGAATACTGTAAGCCTGCTTACCGTGATCGTTATGAAAATAAATTCGGCCAAAATCCGTGCCCAGAATACACGCACGAATCAACCTATTTCAGTTTAACCAAGTGTTAAAACTCCCCCTTCTAATTTTCATTTAATAAGTGAAGTTGACTGCAACAGGTCAGCCAGCAGCTGTGTCAGCAGCTTTTAACGGAGATTAAAAAGCAAATGTGCTTCCAGGCTTAGCAGTAAACCTTTATCCTTTGGTCCTACAGAAGCCAAAATCTTTCAACATTGTATGAAGTCACTGAAATGAACATGATCTTTCACAGTAGGAATTTGGATTTTGGATTTGGGGGTAAAGTTCCCAACAATTTCTGGTGTAGTTTGAGGCAGTACCATATTACGagtataatatatctatatatatatattttttatatagcgcctttcctagtagaccaccattacaaagcgctttgcagctgtgaactgtgcattatattcagagtcacttacaattggacattgatttaacacaaggaggttaagtgacttgctcagggtcacacagtgagacagtCTCATTGTATTGCACCGTCTCGGCCGAGGGTGCTTGTGTATAATTAATGTCTGTGCTAACAGAAGCCGATGAGCAGAAATGCCGCATAAAAAAGTCCAAATGCATGATGAAATGCAGCAGAGCTTGTGCAATATCTGTTAAAACCTATTAGATCAGGCTCGCTTGCTTGTTAATGCTCTTTCTATCCTAACAATGCCCTATTCCAAACTCTGTAAAATGCTGCCAAAACAAGCCTGCCAGGAACAACAGGGGAATCCATGTGCACACAAAGCAGAGTAAGAAATGAACCGTGTGCTTGGCACACGTGACTTCCTGTGTCTGGCAACTCAGAGTAAAGGAAAGTTTTCCTGCAGGTAAACCAGACCAGCAGACgcatttcactgtgctttgagtcGACCGTTTAGTACCAGTCTATAATGCCGGCTGGGCTGTACTATATTGGCTTGCACGAAAGATTTCATAAACCAAGCTCTTTTGGGGTCTCACACAAGGGGGCAGATTTTCAGGGGCTTGTGAAATTTCAGaatactttaataatacaaacatattcatatGCACGGGAGTTTAATATTGTTGTTAAAGAATATCTATAAATCATGCTTTGCAAAAAAAGGGCAACTAACTCAGGGTCTTTACTGACCAAAATGAAAGTTCCCAAAATTAGGTATGTAGAGAACCATCAGAAGTTAGAAATACAATAATTTCATTATGCTACTATAGTAATTATGATATTGGGTGTCTTTCAAACTGTGACAGCTGTATGTTATGTTATTACTGTTCAGTACTATAGTAGTTTCAGACTTATTAACACTCAACTTTACCAGCTAATAGCCAGCCCCACAGAATGATTAGACTTTAATAGCATCCTGTTCCAAAGCAACTCGTGTAACATTACAAACAATCATTTTATTCTTCTCTAACTTGATCCCACTTCATCTCAATCTAAATGGGAAGAGGAGAAACACTTAACCTTTTGGTGGCTGGGCACTATCTTGGATTACTTCACCTCAATTGTTCTGAAGCTTTGCATTTTGCCAGGTCAGTTTCAGACCAGACAAAAGTGATTATAAATTCTGTTCTAACGGTCTTGCATAATGCAATCTAAACCACTGAGGCACGAGCACAGCTTTGTCCTGCCATTTGTGgtttataaattaaaaagaagACTAGTGTCAGCCTCCTGCAAAACATTTTCCTTTGTATGTAACTAAATGCCTATTGGTATGTACTGAAGCCTGGCAAAGGTACCAATGGGCAAGGTGCCAGTGCAATTACCTACCAATGCCATGTATTGTCTGACTGATCGATGGGATTCAATCTGGTATGTATCATTGCCCGAATCAGACAATGCCCTAAGAGGTCACAAAAACAGTgctagaatacattttaaaaattgtggATTACACTACAAAATACCAAGTGACTTAAGACTATTACACTGATGATGGcaaaatgcattatattaaaaGGAAGTCTAAAAGATGCAGTGGACAGATGATGGACCATTGATGGTGATCCAACAATCCCACATCTACGCCACAAAGAGACTACATGTGGAAAATGAACTTACCTTTCTTAGTGTATAAATCTACTTCCACAGTGGGGTTCCCACGGGAGTCAAAAATCTCACGAGCATGTATCTTCAGGATGGACATGTTGACGGTTCTGTTAAATACAATAGCATATCAGAAATGTGTGTGTTAGCCATTACACAGTATACTGTGTGTTCAGTACTGTAAGAgtttacatgaaaacaaagccaGATAAGTGTAAATCAATGCATGTGCAGGAGGAACACTTGAACAGTTCGTTCAGGTGAACCGCAAGGATTCAAACACGCTCACAATTTCACGACCAATCTGGCTCGCCAAAAACATCACAGCTTGAGTACTGGTATTActatttttcagtttaatttattacTTGGAATAGAAGCAGCAAAATAAACTCACCTTCTGAAAGCTTTAATCTGCTTTACCACCGAATCCCCTCCAAACTAACACATCATGAGATCATAAATCACAGACAGCCCAACTGGCTTGGCATGGCTTCCACCTTCACCAACATGGCTTCCATTCACGTCACCCATTTCACTCTAGTCAGGGCTTTCACGGACTTCCACATTAATACTGGATTTTTCATTCTAGTTCTATCATTAATGAATGTAATACAATCTAAAGGAATTTAAAGATACATTGTTTGATGCATAGGTTATATTATACAGCATGACTAAGAATTTAACCATAGTGCAGCTCATTGCATGATTCATGAATGATGCAGATTTGCTTTGAAGCTAGACAAGGGGTAGAAGAGCTacatctgttaattttttttaattttattacagattTGGTGTAAGgacagaaaaacacaagacaggaaAGAACTGTTATCTAAAGATCAGTCAGGAAATTGACAGCTGCCTGCAGTTCACATTATACCttattacatacatacactgaAACTTTAAAAGCTTATGTATGTAAGCTCTGAACCTAAGAATGGTTTCACCCACTAGGTTTTGACAAATAGCAACACTTTATTCAGTcaacatataaaacattataatagaaataaatgttACAGCAGTATGTCTAGTCTATTTTGTGTAACCCATACATCTTCTACCGCCTTGCAACATCCAGTGGGCGTACCACCATTATGTCCTCATTCAGTTAAGTATTTCATTACCACATCACACTGGGCCTTCGCACTGCAGAGGTGGTTTGTAATATCACGAACTCAAAAGCTAGACTGGAaaacgttatttaaaaaaaaaaaaaacacgactgtCGGTTATTTAATTTATAGTCAAATCATGCTTACAAACAGGCAAATCCCATTTTAGTCGCACCGGATTTAAGTAGAAACCAACATGGACGACTATTCATAAAGAACAAATACGGACATGCTCGCTTCCTCATGTAACTGCGTACGTTTCACAAAAACCGTAAGCAGACTGTGGTGTCAGAATATATGATTACTCTTTagctaaatatgtatttaaaaaaaaaaagtcataaatcCTATCATATCTAAGGGAGAAGCCCTTTAGAAGTACCCGCATGCACCGACAGGATTTAATATCAGTCTAGCGGAACTTGAACCTGGTAATAATATTCCTTCTGCGGACATTTTACACAGTGGCTCCAATGAGGTACATTTAGTTAGCTGTATGGACACGGCAATTTTCAACATCAATAGTTACTGTAtagtttgtgctgtttttttatattattatcgTATTGTAATAGTTCAATTTATTGTACAGTACGGCTGCTTTCTCACTGCGGCAGGGTAACGTGACACTCAAACTAGTCGACTACAAGATTTCATCTTCTAGTCAAATGCAATGACAAGCTGGGTGGCTCACTCACGACACTATGCAAGACATTTAAGATATTCAAActggaagaataaaaaaaataattattctagTTTTAAAAGCACCTATAGCGTGGACTCCTAAAATTAAAGCAATGTCACGTTATGACAAAGAGATATTGCAAGAAACGAGTATagtatatacaataataaaaaacagcggTATATCATTTCTTCTTACCTTTATTGCGGCGGTGTGCAGGTGCGGTAGCCGGTGAAGGTTAGAGGAAGGGCAGCTCCTATCTCTGCTGTGTCAAAGCGGACAGAGTGCGGCTCCAACGAGGACATATGAGAATGGGACAGGCAACCGCGTCCCCGCAATCTGATTGGTCGGGGCGGGACTCGGGGGACACGCCAGAAGAGACCTGAAAGGCTGCAGGAGACGCAGTGTGGAGTACGTGTGGGGAATCAGCTTGCTCAACTGCTGTGTCGTGTGGTGGGAGTGGAGATTTCCGCTGTGATTTACTCATTTCTCATCTCTAAATTGCATTAGTGGCTCAGAATTTCCCAGCCCCTGCTCAACAGTGGCACATTGTTAACCCAGTCTGAGTGGCAAtgacattgttattttttgttactgattttaaattattgttatttttttccgaTTTGCAGAAATGGAGCTTAACTGTGGGTTTAAATGGGGCAATGAAATCCGTTTAGCTGCTGTTGTCAGAAATCTCAATTTAGAGCCATGATGTTTTGACCTTGGCTTCACTGCAGCATGCATTCCTGCGGATGCTTATCCTACATCAAACCACTCTATAACCTGCATCACCAGTGTTAGAAAACGTcaaacattgtcatttaaaacACACTTGTGGCACACTTTTAGTTTGTTCGCTTGTCATCAAACAATAGGGAAACAACACTGGTGCTGTATTGTTATAAATCCTCTCTCCTCCTTTCTTAGTTTCTGTAAGTTGAAACACTTGTGCAGATTATATTTTGCAAAGCCTTCTTAAATATCTAAATaccatgtttaaaaatgcactgggCTCACGGTGTTAGTGTCGCGATAATGACTGATGAGGAACTGTTCCTAGGGACCCCTACTGGCTATACAGGAGAAACTAAATACTAGCCATGCCATTTTAGCATTCCCTGACTCTGAGTCTCACACTGTAAGGCTAAATTTAACTTTCTGTGTTCTTCCAATTGTATAAACTGTAACATTAGGATTAAATCAGAATTATAAACAGTATATGGTTTTCCAAACGCAATCAATTTAAAAggactgtaaacattttaacaacATAAGCATAAGACTTTAAACAGCTTCCCAGAATGAAACACAGTACAGTTTAAGCATAAAAACAAATCGCTAATAatcatatttatatttgtgtgtgttttataggtTTACCGTGTGTATAGTAAATGACACATATacaccttcaaaaaaaaaaaaaaaaaaaaaaacatattgaaaatatattttgttcccATATGTTTGTATAGTATGAAGCTCTGGCTCATTAACCAAAAGACTGATTAGTGCTAAATGAATATTTTCTGTTGTCCCATCTGTGCACAGCAGTGGTTAATTGAGATTGTGTTTCCTATGTGCACACTGGTACAATTCCCCCGATGGTACAGTTTTGACTCACAGGTGGTGACCAGCTCTTCATTGATTCAGATCAGGCAGGCTCTAAGGAAAGATGAGTCATCCTTGCAGCTGCAGGAGCAGTGCAGAACAGAGCATCAGCAATGGCTGGCCGACCTCCCCACAGCAGTGAATCTGAGAGCCCGCTTGGCAGGCTGGGTGCTGCTAATAGAAAGACCTATAGTGAGAAGTAACAAGATTATGTTAACCCCATTACTGCAGCTTATGCTTTGCATACCTGACAGTGAGACCTCATTAAAAAACATCTGGATTCCAAGAGCAACACCTTGAAACACAGCTGTTCCCTTCATCTTATAAGCTAATCACAATCACATCAGTGGAGTGTATTCAAGTGATCTAAAACAACAGGACTTTTTATATCTAATGGTGTGAGCGAGTCTCTCAAGTCTACATTTGTATCTATAACCAGTTGGCCAACCCCCCGTGAGTCAATTGGAACAGAAACTAATTGAAACATTAccaaatacaatgttaaaaatgctttGTCATTCCCCACATTTAAATTCACAGATCCCAGGAAtacatacttttatttaaaagtaaataaaatgacatgttttgtCATAGTAGTGTTGTGTCACTTTTGAGATCAATTCAAAAGACCCCGGCATGTCttgttggaaaaataaaataaagtgacgTGAACTGTACAGAGAGACGGCTTAAATGTGTTTAGCATTGTAAAACCACACAGAGCAGCGATAGCTAATTTACTGGAGTGACTTAGCCGTTATCAGGGAATAACAACTCACAGCCATTTGTTCGATACACCTTTAATAAGTATAAAATAGAGAACCACATAACAGCATTCAATGAAACccttatttaaaatgattacagtAATATAGATGTGGCTATAACTTTTGAATGTATAAGTCCAAATGAATGTCAGTTTTAACGAGATTCCCATCCCGATCAAAAAAGCACTTCAAACACAATCAAGCTTGATACAAACTTTTGAGGAAGTTGCAAATGTATGGACTGTACTTTTTTCAGTACAAGATTTACTGCAGTGACTCCTACTGGCCAGAAGGAGGAATAGcagactcttgttttttttttttttttttctttttttctatacatTTATCCTAAAATTACCACAATTTAGGGTTACCAAAGAATACACGATGTTGTCTGAAGTCTGAAACTAGTAGTAGTTTATTGAGTAGCACTAGCCCAGGAGggcatacagtaatacagtagcgaacctgctgaataatgttacgttaacatattgaattacataccattttgcGGTTTCccataaaaatgtgacatttcaaagtctaacagtaaatactgtactactattgctTCTGGCAGACTTGTGCGATATCATTttgatgatgttaaataaaagttgaatttttgtttattatgtgtcaatcctaaagttctaggtaaacttttggccacagctgtactgttcagtaaaggaatattttaaaaattaagacAAATATTTAGAACAAATATTGAGAAACAACGGAGGTCGTGCAAAGTCAATTTGCTCTTTCCCCGTCATGCAGTTTTGTCTGAAACGCAGGAGGgatagtacagtatataatgacaGTAAAAGGGAAAGGGGATGGAGCTGGGCTTTCATTCAAAATCAATAGACTGACCTTTTAAACTACAAGTCAGAGGAACAAAAAACTCTTTCATCTCCCATTACTTTGAGGTCCCAGTGGAAAAATGCTTCACCAGTACGGGTCTCTTTTAGTTTAGTAAGTGACAGCTGCAAGTAAAGCAGCTTCTCTCTGTGTGCAAGAGATCCGTCAACTCCAACTAGCTCCCCTATCATGTAAAACAGagcagagggggaaaaaaactttATCATCTTTTTCAATCCACCAATGTCCCTCTGTTAGTTCGAGGGGACCAATCACAGAGGACTCAAGCGCATATAGTGTCTGCTCCCAGCCACCTTGGAACGTCAACCTACAGTATGCTGTGACAGGAAGGAATCCAAAACAACGTTTAGAATGTAGAATATTATAAAGGGGTTACGATGACTTCTGTAATGGAAGCACATGAAGAATTTAGAAAACTAACAATATTAGCAGAATTCAGCTTCTAATTTAAAGTGCTAGTTGCCTGATGCTCTTcaattttcatttataaacaagAGGAAGGAGATCATGCACGACGACAGGCAAACCAAGATTTCAGTAATGAGAAGGAATCCATTAAATACACTTTTGAGAATAACATGTAAAAGATGGGGGGTTTATATTGTGTATGTTTAAGGTAGAGCAATAACCTTACATTTTCCTCCGGTGCTAATTTCAAGGTCTGTTTCCCAGTGAGAGATGCAAAGGTTGTGAAATGCATTCCAACTGAATTGATTTGCTCTCTTGCGACACAGTTGAGTGCATGCAACTGCCAAAATAAAAGACAGCTATGCAATATACATCTAATAAATTATAAACCAGGCTTCATGGCAATGCTGGGGCAGTAAACTGAAATATGCAATAACCTGTCATTAGGTAAGGAGCATCTACAGAAATAAGAAATactaacagtaaaaaataatgtttaataacgCTGTAGCAGAAGTGGTTATCTTTGGCAAGTTCTGTCATTAAAATGTAGGCCATTGTGATATTTCTTCTCCACACTGCTGAACTGAACATTGGTGTATTGAagctgtctgaaaaaaaatgactttataTGAAAGCTTTTTGTTAAGATCCTGATTCTTTAAAGGAAAGTGCAGCTCTCACTGCAGCTCTCTCAGCGTGCCTAAGAAACCATTTGAGATGCAGACCTCATATTT from Polyodon spathula isolate WHYD16114869_AA chromosome 16, ASM1765450v1, whole genome shotgun sequence includes these protein-coding regions:
- the LOC121328643 gene encoding alpha-enolase isoform X2, with the translated sequence MSILKIHAREIFDSRGNPTVEVDLYTKKGLFRAAVPSGASTGIYEALELRDNDKTRYLGKGVSRAVKYVNEFLGPALCNQNVSVIEQEKIDKLMLAMDGTENKSKFGANAILGVSLAVCKAGAAEKGVPLFRHIADLAGNAEVILPVPAFNVINGGSHAGNKLAMQEFMILPVGASSFKDAMRIGAEVYHNLKNVIKQKYGQDATNVGDEGGFAPNILENKEALELLKNAIGKAGYTDQIVIGMDVAASEFYKDGKYDLDFKSPDDPSRYITPDQLADLYRGFVKDYPVVSIEDPFDQDDWEAWSKFTASTGIQVVGDDLTVTNPKRIAKAVSDKACNCLLLKVNQIGSVTESLQACKMAQSSGWGVMVSHRSGETEDTFIADLVVGLCTGQIKTGAPCRSERLAKYNQLLRIEEELGDKARFAGRNFRNPLIN
- the LOC121328643 gene encoding alpha-enolase isoform X1, coding for MSILKIHAREIFDSRGNPTVEVDLYTKKGLFRAAVPSGASTGIYEALELRDNDKTRYLGKGVSKAVEHINKTIAPALVSQNVSVIEQEKIDKLMLAMDGTENKSKFGANAILGVSLAVCKAGAAEKGVPLFRHIADLAGNAEVILPVPAFNVINGGSHAGNKLAMQEFMILPVGASSFKDAMRIGAEVYHNLKNVIKQKYGQDATNVGDEGGFAPNILENKEALELLKNAIGKAGYTDQIVIGMDVAASEFYKDGKYDLDFKSPDDPSRYITPDQLADLYRGFVKDYPVVSIEDPFDQDDWEAWSKFTASTGIQVVGDDLTVTNPKRIAKAVSDKACNCLLLKVNQIGSVTESLQACKMAQSSGWGVMVSHRSGETEDTFIADLVVGLCTGQIKTGAPCRSERLAKYNQLLRIEEELGDKARFAGRNFRNPLIN